A stretch of Pomacea canaliculata isolate SZHN2017 linkage group LG6, ASM307304v1, whole genome shotgun sequence DNA encodes these proteins:
- the LOC112566494 gene encoding uncharacterized protein LOC112566494 isoform X2: protein MPLSLPPAVWHISLSALRFFPTRPEKMQQFSSYHSQNLKVQSSGALTKADSVRELKSQTVGESRLQTRTSSYRGDRSTPRMKSSEPVKENSMEPMTVQENFMEPMTIRVSLSPEDSPVGLKKLVEEVNTTNRLQPSPSLETELADFSHSSPKFLNTKLSHTFEINNNVHDRIEAATCKERKTETELFPAHSRMYSGHGETEPFHHDRMAEIASGLHGVFTGVKVAPTDPSDLHTEINGAHHQQIQPHGESKEALSPLLVLPPGRDGAGGKLTDDKGSTCSSLNSSDSNYEMLERQIQQQDGTRDILRFSCALPKLFRT from the exons ATGCCACTTTCCCTTCCTCCAGCAGTTTGGCACATTTCACTCTCAGCCTTACGGTTCTTCCCTACTAGACCAG aAAAGATGCAACAGTTTTCCAGCTACCATTCTCAGAATCTCAAAGTACAGTCTTCTGGTGCACTAACAAAGGCGGACAGTGTACGTGAACTTAAAAGCCAGACTGTCGGTGAATCACGCTTACAAACACGTACCTCCAGCTACAGAGGGGACAGATCAACTCCCAGAATGAAGTCTTCAGAGCCTGTGAAAGAGAATTCTATGGAACCAATGACTGTGCAAGAGAATTTTATGGAACCAATGACTATCAGAGTTTCTCTTTCTCCTGAGGACTCACCTGTTGGTCTTAAAAAGCTAGTGGAGGAAGTGAACACAACCAACAGATTACAGCCATCTCCCTCTTTGGAGACTGAACTCGCTGACTTTTCTCACAGCTCACCCAAGTTTCTAAATACAAAGTTGTCGCATACATTTGAAATTAACAACAATGTTCATGACAGAATTGAAGCGGCTACTTGTAAGGAAAGGAAAACTGAAACAGAACTGTTTCCAGCTCATTCAAGAATGTACAGTGGACATGGAGAGACAGAGCCTTTCCACCATGATCGGATGGCAGAAATTGCCAGTGGCCTCCATGGTGTATTTACAGGGGTCAAAGTGGCACCAACTGACCCTTCAGACTTACACACAGAAATTAATGGTGCTCATCATCAACAGATCCAACCCCATGGGGAGAGCAAGGAGGCTCTTAGCCCTCTGCTGGTGCTGCCCCCAGGTAGAGATGGTGCTGGGGGGAAGCTAACTGATGACAAAGGGTCTACATGCAGCAGCCTTAACAGCAGCGACAGTAATTATGAGATGCTGGAGAGACAGATACAGCAGCAG GATGGTACAAGAGACATCTTGCGTTTTTCCTGTGCACTACCAAAACTTTTCAGAACCTG A
- the LOC112566494 gene encoding uncharacterized protein LOC112566494 isoform X1 — MPLSLPPAVWHISLSALRFFPTRPEKMQQFSSYHSQNLKVQSSGALTKADSVRELKSQTVGESRLQTRTSSYRGDRSTPRMKSSEPVKENSMEPMTVQENFMEPMTIRVSLSPEDSPVGLKKLVEEVNTTNRLQPSPSLETELADFSHSSPKFLNTKLSHTFEINNNVHDRIEAATCKERKTETELFPAHSRMYSGHGETEPFHHDRMAEIASGLHGVFTGVKVAPTDPSDLHTEINGAHHQQIQPHGESKEALSPLLVLPPGRDGAGGKLTDDKGSTCSSLNSSDSNYEMLERQIQQQKDQIDALQKKLGELSVMVQETSCVFPVHYQNFSEPEFIHIKCVAGEKQAHRRFLLDNGRLQLEPVKLAFSLTTVELILDGEPLVLGANVDGYIPMRFSPGSCLLITGVPTSASSHLNKKTTQ, encoded by the exons ATGCCACTTTCCCTTCCTCCAGCAGTTTGGCACATTTCACTCTCAGCCTTACGGTTCTTCCCTACTAGACCAG aAAAGATGCAACAGTTTTCCAGCTACCATTCTCAGAATCTCAAAGTACAGTCTTCTGGTGCACTAACAAAGGCGGACAGTGTACGTGAACTTAAAAGCCAGACTGTCGGTGAATCACGCTTACAAACACGTACCTCCAGCTACAGAGGGGACAGATCAACTCCCAGAATGAAGTCTTCAGAGCCTGTGAAAGAGAATTCTATGGAACCAATGACTGTGCAAGAGAATTTTATGGAACCAATGACTATCAGAGTTTCTCTTTCTCCTGAGGACTCACCTGTTGGTCTTAAAAAGCTAGTGGAGGAAGTGAACACAACCAACAGATTACAGCCATCTCCCTCTTTGGAGACTGAACTCGCTGACTTTTCTCACAGCTCACCCAAGTTTCTAAATACAAAGTTGTCGCATACATTTGAAATTAACAACAATGTTCATGACAGAATTGAAGCGGCTACTTGTAAGGAAAGGAAAACTGAAACAGAACTGTTTCCAGCTCATTCAAGAATGTACAGTGGACATGGAGAGACAGAGCCTTTCCACCATGATCGGATGGCAGAAATTGCCAGTGGCCTCCATGGTGTATTTACAGGGGTCAAAGTGGCACCAACTGACCCTTCAGACTTACACACAGAAATTAATGGTGCTCATCATCAACAGATCCAACCCCATGGGGAGAGCAAGGAGGCTCTTAGCCCTCTGCTGGTGCTGCCCCCAGGTAGAGATGGTGCTGGGGGGAAGCTAACTGATGACAAAGGGTCTACATGCAGCAGCCTTAACAGCAGCGACAGTAATTATGAGATGCTGGAGAGACAGATACAGCAGCAG AAAGATCAAATTGATGCTCTCCAGAAGAAGCTTGGGGAACTGTCAGT GATGGTACAAGAGACATCTTGCGTTTTTCCTGTGCACTACCAAAACTTTTCAGAACCTG AGTTCATACATATCAAGTGTGTGGCTGGGGAAAAACAGGCCCACCGCAGATTTCTGCTGGACAATGGACGGCTGCAGCTGGAACCTGTCAAACTGGCCTTCAGTCTAACAACTGTGGAACTTATACTTG ATGGAGAGCCCCTTGTGCTTGGTGCTAATGTAGATGGCTACATTCCAATGCGTTTCTCTCCTGGCAGCTGTCTGCTCATTACTGGAGTGCCAACTTCTGCCAGCTCACATCTGAACAAGAAAACTACGCAGTGA
- the LOC112566003 gene encoding uncharacterized protein LOC112566003, which yields MADTTSETCKIDWLYPELLSKEGLVHILSQRFVKLPDNVEAVSKEDLLEQYYKYILPQPQRQYRNNRRGRDMIRRQIALAKKRKSISPVSNELSAKLLLIISSFDGISPGDRLKPPPSCINVKKKVIKLSSSKSSGECSSSPSTVNSLDGSPLAKKIRVDNLSLSAEEMKNSSVTSEVPTMSENIKPINSHLNNLTLKKEEAALDTTDSSKVTRQEAPKGSPMETSPESPDKCKSKFQLKKISWP from the exons ATGGCAGACACCACGAGTGAAACTTGCAAAATCGACTGGCTTTATCCAGAACTGTTGTCAAAGGAAGGCCTTGTACATATATTATCCCAG CGCTTTGTGAAACTACCAGACAATGTTGAAGCAGTATCTAAAGAGGATCTACTGGAGCAGtactacaaatatattttgccaCAGCCTCAGCGGCAATATCGCAATAATCGTCGTGGAAGAGACATGATTAGGAGGCAAATTGCTCTTgccaaaaagagaaaaagcataTCACCAGTCAGCAATGAGCTATCAGCcaa acttCTTCTCATCATCTCTTCATTTGATGGCATTTCACCTGGAGATCGGCTAAAACCACCTCCTTCATGCATTAATGTTAAGAAGAAAGTCATCAAGCTCAGCTCCTCAAAGTCTTCTGGTGAATGCTCTTCCTCACCATCAACAGTTAACAGTTTAGATGGATCACCACTTGCCAAGAAAATAAGAGTGGACAATTTGTCATTATCAGCTGAAGAGATGAAAAATTCCAGTGTTACTTCAGAGGTTCCCACCATGAGCGAGAATATTAAACCAATCAACTCTCATTTAAACAACTTGACTCTGAAAAAAGAAGAGGCTGCACTAGATACCACAGACAGCAGCAAAGTCACAAGACAAGAGGCTCCAAAAGGATCACCTATG GAGACCAGTCCAGAAAGTCCTGACAAGTGTAAAAGCaaatttcagttaaaaaagaTTTCTTGGCCATGA